In Rutidosis leptorrhynchoides isolate AG116_Rl617_1_P2 chromosome 6, CSIRO_AGI_Rlap_v1, whole genome shotgun sequence, the DNA window tgacccatttacaccaaaaccgcccatcaaAGGCCGAGACTCattattaatcactaaaagctagtgattatagtctactaacaccaactaacacttAACATAGTGTGCACCGTGAACACTGCTGGGTCAGGAGGGACTATTTTTGTAAATTGAAGATATAGGGACCGGTTATGTAACTATTTTTAAAAACGCGAGTTTAGAAAAATATCTAAAAATCGGAGTTTTGTCAGGAAGGGACTATTTTTGTAAATTGAAGATATAGGGATCAGTTatgtaacttttttttttaaaacgtgagTTTAGAAAAATATCTAAAAATTAGAGTTCATTTTCACCATTTACAATTCCAGAGAGTTCCTCTCATACTGGATGTAGACatattatctatatatctaatagacaaaaccctgtagcactattcatcaatagtaatcagggatattttcgtcatttcactttttttttggtctccaacgataaaaaaaacaactctcataaaagaatcaacccttcaatgttaccaaaagatgtcgaaaaaaatattttttaccaaaaaaatcaactaacctttttttttccttttcttcctcaacgataaatgaggcaactttcataaaaggaacaacccttcaatgctaccaaaagatatcgaaaaacattcttttttacaaaatagatcagctaactttaaaaaaaacgaacgctaaaagaagcaactttcacaaaaggaacaacccttcaatgttagatgtcgaaaaaattctttttttacaaaatagatcaagacttttttttttaactcgcattcaaaatggagcccccggcgcgaagcgacggctccacaactagttttcaCTAATTGTGAATGTGGGTTAGAAGTTATGCAAGCATAAATTGGGTAAGATTGTTGAATCTAGGGTTTTAATTAACAAATTGTGATAATGAACATAAACTCATCTTTTGTATAATGTTCATTCAAATTATTTGATAAAAAAAGAGTTAGTTACTTGAAAGACTTTGATAGTAAAGTTAGATATAATGTGTACAAAAATGAGGTTTATGTAGATATAACATATTTACGAACAAAATAATATTTAATTGATCAAAAATCTATAATtagaatgatatatatatattttctgtcaAGCAAACATTATTTCTAAGAAATGTTATTGATTTTGTTAAAAatgttgacataaatacttattttttttaacatcaaaattttattaaaaaaaaaaacggaATCCCCTAACGAGCAGCTAGAGGATTAAAATCCGAAAGATTACAATGGCTTTGAAAGCCACAAGTTCCAACTTACATCAAATTTAGCTCTACTTTTAAACCAAAAATACGAAACACTACAAATAGAATCAAAAAAGTAAAGCTTTCTTCATGTCTTCGCTGCTGAATATTACACTGTTCCTGTACCGCCACAAATGCCAAACTAAAGATGCAAAAATTGTGTACACCTTTGTCTTTGATTCTTCCGATGCTCGCCAATTATCTAGCCATGAAGTTAACTCGGAACACTCTGTGAACGACGGAACGGGCACATCAATCCAAATTCTTATCTTCCGCCATAACTCAGTCGCAAGGATACACTCGAACATGACATGATGAACCGATTCGATTCTACAACTACTAGTCGCGCAACCGCTCTCTTCGATCTCCACTCCTATTCTTGAAAGGTTTTGACGAGTAGGTAACCTGTCTATAGCTAATCTCcacaaaaaaatgttaatttttcgaGGAATATATTTCACCCACCTTGTGTATATCTCACTCAATGGAAGCAATAAATCGTCAATATATCGTCTAGTGGAACTGACCGAGAAGTCCTCCTCATTATACACACTCCACTGCAACAAATCATGACTATTTGAAATAGTCACAGTACCAAGTACATCTACCATTTCTTGTAATTTAACCTCATTTCGAGCTCCTATTTCACGTACACACGTCCATTTCCACCCTTCACTTGAGCATCTATCCGCAATTAAACAGTTTTCGTCTACTTTCGAATGAAATAATCTACCATACTTGACTTTTAACGGACCTTCTCCTCTCCAATTGTCTTTCCAAAATCGAGTCGATCTTCCATCTCCCACTTTTATTCTTAAAACATTACCGGGCAACAGATTTTTTTGTTTAACTTTCTCGAATGCCTTAACAATATTGTACAAAATACCATTACCACAATTGGAGTTACCATCTAGACCGGCGTTTGTACCATAAAGAGCTTTTAACATCAAAACCCACATGGTGTCGGCCGTGTAAAAAATCTCCAAATCCATTTAAATAAGAGTCCATAATTGAAAGCACGAAGACTCCCAATATCTAGACCCCCTTTATCGTGTGATGCTAAAATCTGACTCCAATTAATCCAATGCATCTTTTTGTTTTGCTCGGTAC includes these proteins:
- the LOC139854992 gene encoding uncharacterized protein; this encodes MDLEIFYTADTMWVLMLKALYGTNAGLDGNSNCGNGILYNIVKAFEKVKQKNLLPGNVLRIKVGDGRSTRFWKDNWRGEGPLKVKYGRLFHSKVDENCLIADRCSSEGWKWTCVREIGARNEVKLQEMVDVLGTVTISNSHDLLQWSVYNEEDFSVSSTRRYIDDLLLPLSEIYTRWVKYIPRKINIFLWRLAIDRLPTRQNLSRIGVEIEESGCATSSCRIESVHHVMFECILATELWRKIRIWIDVPVPSFTECSELTSWLDNWRASEESKTKVYTIFASLVWHLWRYRNSVIFSSEDMKKALLF